The following proteins are encoded in a genomic region of Takifugu flavidus isolate HTHZ2018 chromosome 3, ASM371156v2, whole genome shotgun sequence:
- the LOC130523318 gene encoding protein unc-80 homolog isoform X17: MVKRKSLDENEPECGKGIPFPIQTFLWRQTSAFLRPKLGKQYEASCVSFERVLVENKLHGLSPELSEAIQSISRWELVQAALPHVLHCTSILLSNRNKLGHQDKLGVAETKLLHTLHWMLLEAAHECNHEPSLGHGWSAGGSSSSSAFLQPVGNQGSSPGAPLGSCAGSSALGGSGPQHGSSLLEEDENARAKLFNKSMATVELFVFLFAPLIHRIKESDLNFRLASGLVIWQPMWEHRQPDIPAFTLLIKPIRNIVTAKRNSPVNNQCSPGGSANPGPMSQGFQVVCEAARSDSSSSPASAEQSCRRGNSVEKGGPSQQPPPVKGPSKKKTSAPAGLPASLAQRARYATYFDVAVLRCLLQTHWTEEGVHWALMYYLQRLRQILEERPERVAEPLAAPLPRPRSSSMVAAAPSLVNTQKTQDMSLKCNEEEKSLSTETFAKVSLTNLRRQAVPDLASDLGMNIFKKFKNRREDRERKGSIPFHHTGKKRQRRMGMPFLLHEDQLDVSPTRSTFSFGSFSGLGDDRRALDRGGWQATFMGKFTRRGSTDTAADADSLNAKHSHSHHSLLRDMPDHSNSHSDNAVKEVRSQISTITMAAFNTTVASFNVGYADFFTEHMKRLCNPVAVPEMPVEPLACANLPRSFTDSCINYSFLEEGENIEGTNNFVLKNGMLDLTAVLRALYAVLSHDISSRICDVTLNIIDCLLQLGVVPGMGKKLSKAENKENQEARAKDAAGQGLGGGAQGGGAVPGAGGGGDGGSGGGGGGGGGSGGGSGQGSKDDVKNNKDNDKKEEGSSFSTHRLALTMLIKIVKSLGCAYGCGEGHRGLSGDRLRMQAQNCLTSLYKLDRVQFRQTMREYVNKDSLNNIVDFLHALLGFCMEPITDKYGSAGERSRRAKKRNIDKAGFGNNFTTGDNKSVAQNMEAVVVGCMFKSLITRCASTTHELHSPENLGLYCDIRQLVQFIKEAHGNVFRRVALSALLDSAEKITTAKKTDEKEEAKQSGGRSDEQIPGALLGRKDFWRKMFKSQSAASDTSSQSEQDTSECTTAHSGTTTDRRSRSRSRRISLRKKLKLPIGNWLKRSSLSGLTDGVEDLLDISSVDRLSFIRQSSKVKFTSAVKLSEGGAVGVEYTRDEEENFFKRLGPHGFQEHLAASQEAMKNKNVVNLGAIRQGMKRFQFLLNCCEPGTIPDASILAAALDLEAPVVARASLFLECARFVHRCNRGNWPEWMKGHHVNITKRGLSRGRSPIVGNKRNQKLQWNAAKHFCQWGDAIGTRLSELCHSDSESPANILGYIFDEETKRRMRKEDEEEDYLDDNTVNPTKCGCPFALKMAACQLLLEITTFQRETFPCLPRPRTEPLVDLDSCRLRLDPELGRHRYERKISFAGILDDEDGHDSLNSSSHTLKSDTTCDEKKGQEAQAPIRKIRIGGSRLLQIKGARSFRVKKGGSLSSIRRAGSLKSTKLSRQDSESENEEGLLSQTHSRDTVTDIGSPFSTSEPSIEPEGQSSGGTEDNYHRNMSWLHIMILLCNQQSFICTHIDFCHPRCYQHHSRSCARLVRAIKLVYGETVDSLREDSAISGHIMARAKKNKESSDKSCLRTPSMKRRPTDPNTEGKKDTGMLKYIRNQVMSLSPAPLSLLIKAAPILTDDMYGDIQPAAWELLLSVDEHMAAAAAAMFLLCAVKVPDAVTEMMMAELHHQEACQRINSILKFYTLWRFRYEVWPRMEEGAQQIFKIPPPSINFTLPSPILGMPCVPIFDPPWVPLNTGSVQDPINEDQSKSFSARAVSRSHQRAEHILKNLQQEEEKRRLGREASIITAIPVVQEACYEPTCSPPPEQEEEEEVVNLTSRRLSVSPSCASSNSHRNYSFRRGSVWSVRSLASAEDEENTTEHTPTHHMLQPPQSVFPACICAAVLPIVHLMEDGEVREDGVAVSAVAKQILWNCLIEDPALVLRHFLEKLTVSNRQDELMYMLRKLLLNIGDLPAQTSHILFNYLVGLIMYFVRTPCEWGMDAISATLTFLWEVVGYVEGLFFKDLKQTMKKEQCEVKLLVTASMPGTKTLVVHGQNECDIPTQLPVHEDTQFEALLKECLEFFNIPEARSAHYFLMDKRWNLIHYNKTYVRDIYPFRRSVSPQLNLVHMLPEKGQELIQKQVFSRKLEEVGRVLFLISLTQHMPNVHKQSHVSLLQEDLLRLPSFPRTAIDAEFSLFNEPQGKELFGLDTLHKVLWIKLLEEMFVGMPSEYPWGDEMMLFLNVFNGALLLHPEDSSLLRQYTATAINTAIHFNHLFSLSGYQWILPTMLQVYADYESNPLLRQGIAFCCRQFYILHRKPFILQLFASVAPLLEFTTNTSTGLSKGVSAQCLFDLLVSLEGESQDALDALELVKAEKPLRSLDFCYGNEDLAFSISEAIKLCVTVVAYAPESFRSLQMLMVLEALVPCFLQKLKSNTVTMESASAARDEIAAIAALATSLQALLYSSETLTRPMTAPQMSRCDQGHKGGTAANHAMSGGVNTRDNLHLLEEGQGMPREELDERIAREEFRRPRESLLNICTEFYKHCGPRLKILQNVAGEPRVTALELLDIKSHMRLAEIAHALLKLAPYDTLTMESRGLRRYIMEMLPITDWSSEAVRPALILILKRLDRMFNKIHKMPTLRCARPQALCTRRQVEWEAASSLIEGICLTLQRQPIISFLPHLRSLINVCVNLVMGVVGPSSVADGLPLLHLSPYLSPPLPFSTAVVRLVALQIQALKEDFPLSHVISPFTNQERREGMLLNLLIPFVLTVGSGSKDSPHLEPPEIFLLLQTVINILLPPRIISTSRTKNFMLDASPAHCSTPGDTGKDLRREGLAESTGQAAYLALKVVLVCFERALGNQWYRLSLQVKEMALRKVGGLAFWDFIDFIVRTRIPIFVLLRPFIQCKLLTQPADSQEEITARHHIADQLERRFIPRPLCKSSLFAEFNNELKILKEAVHSGSAYQGKTSISTVGTSTSAYRLSLATMSRSNTGTGTVWEQDSQPSRQPSQDTLSRTDEDDEENDSVSIPSVVSEHDAFLPQVITQRRFSSHATGSVAPQPEAHRTTMLPSHSEPNVLDESQGLLQEGNLSRVASVQSEPGQQNLLIQPPLGRKRGLRQLRRPLLSIPKNEPRGRSGARLSTTRRSIQPKNKPLETLLDCEAHGDQKRSVTFTESPGQQPPTPSSAEPPAEGSKASPAFSKSPTLEVPSASSATVTADLHTPAISQVIPTISSKEKREQWGLRSSLSPPPSISRPSTPTPPSRTCSPLPLSRTCSPLPLSRTCSPLVLSRTSSPLPPPLPVLGTAPAPGPPPAPPLPPPVPFLPPPQPGRRGSGRAPETKRRRRFCLAAPTCCI, translated from the exons ATGGTGAAGAGGAAAAGCCTGGACGAGAACGAGCCGGAGTGCGGGAAAGGAATCCCGTTCCCCATCCAGACCTTCCTGTGGCGGCAGACCAG tgcATTTCTGCGTCCGAAGTTGGGGAAACAGTATGAGGCGTCCTGTGTG TCCTTTGAGCGAGTGCTGGTGGAGAACAAGCTCCACGGGCTGTCGCCGGAGCTGTCGGAGGCCATCCAGAGCATCTCCCGCTGGGAACTGGTCCAAGCGGCCCTGCCCCATGTCCTCCACTGCACCTCCATCCTGCTGTCGAACAGGAACAAACTGG GGCACCAGGACAAGCTGGGCGTGGCTGAGACCAAGCTGCTCCACACGCTGCACTGGATGCTGCTGGAGGCGGCGCACGAGTGCAACCACGAGCCCAGCCTGGGCCACGGCTGGTCCgcggggggcagcagcagcagcagcgccttCCTCCAGCCTGTGGGGAACCAGGGCTCATCCCCAGGGGCTCCTCTGGGTTCCTGCGCCGGCTCTTCCGCCCTGGGGGGGTCGGGCCCGCAGCACGGCAGCTCCCTgttggaggaggatgagaacgCTCGAGCTAAACTGTTCAACAAGAGCATGGCGACGGTGGAGCTGTTCGTTTTCCTCTTCGCGCCGCTCATTCACCGAATAAAG gagtcAGATCTGAACTTCCGTCTGGCCAGCGGTTTAGTGATATGGCAGCCCATGTGGGAGCACCGCCAGCCCGACATCCCCGCCTTCACCTTGCTCATCAAACCCATCAGAAACATTGTGACag CAAAGAGGAACTCCCCAGTGAACAACCAGTGCAGCCCCGGTGGGTCCGCTAACCCAGGTCCCATG TCTCAGGGCTTCCAGGTGGTCTGCGAAGCGGCCCGGTCCGActcgtcctcctcccccgcctccgCAGAGCAGAGCTGTCGCCGCGGTAACTCGGTGGAGAAAGGCGGCCCCTCCCAACAACCCCCGCCGGTCAAAGGCCCTTCCAAGAAAAA GACATCAGCCCCTGCAGGTCTGCCAGCATCTCTGGCCCAGCGAGCGCGCTACGCCACGTACTTTGACGTGGCCGTCTTGCGTTGCCTGCTCCAAACGCACTGGACAGAGGAGGGCGTTCACTGGGCCTTGATGTACTACCTGCAGCGACTGAGGCAGATCCTGGAGGAGAGGCCCGAGCGTGTCGCCGAGCCTTTGGCGGCGCCGCTGCCCCGGCCTCGCAGCAGCTCCATGGTGGCCGCCGCGCCTTCCCTCGTCAACACTCAAAAGACTCAG GACATGAGTCTGAAGTGCAACGAGGAGGAAAAGTCTCTCAGCACAGAGACCTTTGCAAAGGTTTCCCTGACCAACCTCCGTCGACAGGCCGTCCCTGACCTCGCCTCTGACCTGGGCATGAATATCTTCAAAAAG TTTAAGAACCGGCGTGAGGACCGTGAGAGGAAAGGTTCCATCCCCTTCCACCACACGGGGAAAAAACGACAGCGGCGCATGGGGATGCCGTTCCTGCTCCACGAGGACCAGCTGGATGTCTCACCGACGCGTAGCACCTTCTCCTTTGGAAGCTTCTCCGGCCTGGGCGATGACCGACGTGCTCTGGACCGCGGGGGCTGGCAGGCCACCTTCATGG GCAAGTTCACGCGGCGAGGCAGCACGGACACGGCTGCGGACGCCGACAGCCTGAACGCCAAGCACTCCCACTCGCACCACTCCCTGCTGAGAGACATGCCCGACCACTCCAACAGCCATAGCGACAACGCCGTCAAAGAGG TTCGGTCTCAGATCTCTACCATCACCATGGCAGCCTTTAACACCACAGTGGCGTCCTTCAATGTCGGCTACGCTGATTTCTTCACTGAACACATGAAGAGGCTGTGCAACCCCGTCGCCGTGCCGGAGATGCCGGTGGAGCCGCTGGCGTGCGCCAACTTGCCGCGCAGCTTCACCGACTCCTGCATCAACTACTCCTTCTTGGAGGAAGGGGAGAACATCGAGGGCACCAACAACTTTGTCCTGAAGAATGGAATGCTGGATCTGACA GCTGTGCTGCGCGCTCTCTACGCCGTCCTGAGCCACGACATCAGTTCGAGGATCTGCGACGTCACCCTCAACATCATCGActgcctcctgcagctgggCGTGGTGCCTGGGATGGGCAAGAAACTGTCCAAAGCTGAAAACAAGGAGAACCAGGAGGCGCGGGCCAAAGATGCGGCTGGTCAGGGACtaggaggaggagcccagggAGGTGGGGCTGTCCCAGGagcaggtggtggaggagatggaggcagcggtggtggtggtggaggaggtggtgggagtGGTGGAGGGAGTGGGCAGGGAAGCAAAGATGATGTGAAGAATAACAAGGATAATGACAAAAAG GAAGAGGGTTCCAGCTTCAGCACCCACCGTCTGGCTCTGACTATGCTGATAAAGATAGTAAAGTCGCTTGGATGCGCCTACGGCTGTGGCGAGGGACACCGCGGCCTCTCCGGAGACCGCCTCAGGATGCAG GCTCAGAACTGCTTGACCAGCCTGTACAAACTGGACAGGGTGCAGTTTCGCCAGACGATGCGCGAGTATGTCAACAAAGACTCCCTCAATAACATAGTGGACTTCCTGCATGCACTGCTGGGCTTCTGTATGGAGCCCATCACCGACA AGTACGGCAGTGCAGGTGAGAGGTCCAGGAGGgcgaaaaaaagaaacatcg ACAAGGCGGGCTTTGGGAACAACTTCACCACGGGGGACAACAAGTCCGTGGCACAGAATATggaggcggtggtggtgggATGCATGTTCAAGTCCCTCATCACCCGCTGTGCCTCCACCACGCACGAGCTGCACAGTCCGGAGAACCTG GGTCTATACTGCGACATCCGCCAGCTGGTGCAGTTCATCAAGGAGGCTCATGGCAATGTGTTCCGCAGGGTGGCGCTGAGTGCGCTCCTGGACAGTGCTGAGAAAATCACCACCGCCAAAAAAACGGACGAGAAGGAGGAAGCTAAACAATCCGGAGGCAGGAG CGATGAACAGATCCCAGGCGCTCTGCTGGGCAGGAAGGATTTCTGGAGGAAGATGTTCAAGTCTCAGAGCGCCGCGAGTGAcaccagcagccagtcagagcAAGACACCTCAGAGTGCACCACCGCCCACTCCGGCACCACCACCGACCGGCGCTCTCGATCCAGATCCCGCCGCATTTCCCTGCGTAAAAAACTCAAGCTGCCGATAG GAAACTGGCTGAAGCGGTCGTCTCTGTCGGGATTAACTGATGGCGTGGAAGACTTGCTGGATATCAGTTCAGTGGATCGTCTCTCCTTCATACggcagagttcaaag GTGAAGTTCACCAGTGCGGTAAAGCTGTCAGAAGGTGGCGCTGTGGGAGTAGAGTACACTCGGGACGAGGAGGAGAATTTCTTCAAGCGGCTCG GACCTCACGGTTTCCAGGAGCATCTTGCAGCCAGTCAGGAGGCCATGAAGAATAAGAACGTGGTGAATTTGGGAGCCATCCGCCAGGGAATGAAGCGCTTCCAGTTCCTGCTGAACTGCTGCGAGCCGGGAACGATTCCCGATGCCTCCATCCTCGCCGCTGCTCTGGACCTG GAAGCACCGGTTGTGGCCCGAGCCTCCCTCTTCCTGGAATGTGCTCGTTTTGTCCACCGCTGTAACCGGGGCAACTGGCCTGAATGGATGAAGGGCCACCATGTAAATATCACCAAGAGGGGGTTGTCCAGGGGCCGATCTCCAATAGTGGGCAACAAGAGAAACCAGAAACTCCAGTGGAATGCAGCCAAACATTTTTGCCAGTGGGGAGAT GCCATCGGCACCAGGCTCAGCGAGCTCTGTCACTCTGACAGCGAGAGTCCTGCCAACATCCTGGGCTACATCTTTGACGAAGAGACCAAACGGAGAATGagaaaagaggatgaggaggaggactaTTTGGATGACA ACACCGTCAATCCCACAAAATGCGGCTGCCCCTTTGCGTTGAAGATGGCCGCCTGTCAGCTGCTTTTGGAAATCACCACTTTCCAGCGCGAGACCTTTCCCTGCTTACCACGGCCACGAACGGAGCCCCTTGTG GACCTGGACAGCTGCCGCCTGCGCCTGGATCCGGAGCTCGGGCGTCACCGCTACGAGAGGAAGATCAGCTTCGCGGGCATCCTGGATGATGAAGACGGGCACGATTCgctcaacagcagcagccacacgCTGAAGTCCGACACCACctgtgatgaaaagaaagggcAGGAAGCCCAAG CGCCCATCCGAAAGATCCGCATCGGAGGCTCCCGCCTGCTCCAAATCAAAGGGGCTCGCAGCTTCCGTGTGAAGAAAGGAGGCTCCCTGTCATCCATCCGGAGGGCCGGAAGCCTCAAGAGCACCAAACTGTCCCGGCAAGACTCCGAGTCAGAGAATGAAGAAGGGCTGCTGTCACAGACGCACAGCCGGGACACCGTGACCGACATAG GCAGCCCATTCAGCACCAGTGAACCCAGCATCGAACCTGAGGGCCAGAGCTCAGGAGGCACCGAGGACAACTACCACCGCAACATGTCTTGGCTCCAC ATCATGATCCTGCTGTGCAACCAGCAGAGTTTCATCTGCACCCACATCGACTTCTGCCACCCGCGCTGTTACCAGCACCACAGCCGCTCCTGCGCTCGCCTGGTTCGGGCCATCAAACTTGTATACGGCGAGACGGTAGACAGTCTGAGAGAGGACAGCGCCATCTCTGGCCACATCATGGCACGTGCAAAGAAGAATAAGGAA TCTTCGGACAAGTCCTGCTTGAGGACCCCATCCATGAAGAGAAGACCCACTGACCCTAACACTGAAGGGAAGAAGGATACCGGCATGCTCAAGTATATCCGGAACCAG GTGATGAGTCTGTCGCcggctcctctctccctgctgATCAAGGCAGCTCCCATCCTGACTGACGACATGTACGGAGACATCCAGCCGGCGGCGTGGGAGCTCCTGCTCAGCGTGGACGAGCAtatggcagctgctgctg CTGCCATGTTCCTCCTGTGCGCAGTCAAAGTCCCCGACGCCGTCACCGAAATGATGATGGCGGAGTTGCATCACCAGGAGGCATGTCAGCGCATCAACTCCATCCTGAAGTTTTACACGCTGTGGCGTTTCCGCTACGAGGTCTGGCCTCGCATGGAGGAGGGAGCCCAGCAGATCTTTAAG ATACCTCCACCCAGCATCAACTTCACTCTTCCCTCGCCAATCCTGGGAATGCCCTGTGTTCCCATTTTCGACCCCCCCTGGGTGCCTCTGAACACCGGGAGCGTTCAGGACCCAATCAACGAAGACCAGTCT AAATCTTTCTCGGCGCGGGCCGTGTCGCGTTCCCACCAGCGGGCCGAGCACATCCTcaagaacctgcagcaggaggaggagaagcggcGGCTGGGCCGCGAGGCTAGCATCATCACCGCTATCCCTGTAGTTCAGGAGGCTTGCTACGAGCCCACTTGTAGCCCCCCTCCTGAGCAAGAGGAAGAAG AAGAAGTGGTGAACCTGACATCCCGCCGTCTGTCCGTCAGTCCCTCCTGTGCCTCCAGCAACTCCCATAGGAACTACTCCTTCCGTCGAGGTTCCGTGTGGTCCGTCCGCTCTCTGGCTAGTGCTGAAG ATGaagagaacacaacagaacacacacccacacaccacatgTTACAGCCGCCCCAGTCTgtgttcccagcatgcatctgtgctgcagtgctgcCAATAGTGCACCTCATGGAGGATGGGGAGGTTCGAGAAGATGGAGTGGCTG TAAGCGCTGTGGCCAAACAAATCCTCTGGAACTGCCTGATTGAAGATCCGGCACTGGTTCTTCGCCACTTTTTAGAAAAGCTAACCGTGAGCAACCGACAG GATGAGCTCATGTACATGctgaggaagctgctgctcaacatCGGCGATCTGCCAGCTCAGACCTCTCACATCCTCTTCAACTACCTG GTTGGCCTGATCATGTATTTTGTGCGGACTCCGTGCGAGTGGGGGATGGACGCCATCTCAGCCACGCTAACCTTCCTGTGGGAGGTTGTGGGCTATGTGGAGGGACTGTTCTTCAAGGACCTCAAGCAGACCATGAAGAAGGAGCAGTGTGAGGTCAAACTGCTGGTCACCGCATCCATGCCGG GCACGAAAACACTGGTTGTTCACGGGCAGAATGAATGTGACATCCCGACACAGCTTCCAGTCCACGAAGACACCCAGTTTGAGGCTTTGCTCAAG GAGTGTTTGGAGTTCTTTAACATACCTGAGGCCAGATCAGCTCACTACTTCCTCATGGACAAACGGTGGAACCTGATCCATTACAATAAG ACGTATGTCAGAGACATCTACCCCTTCCGGAGGTCAGTCTCTCCTCAGCTCAATCTGGTCCACATGCTGCCTGAGAAAGGACAAGAACTGATCCAGAAACAG GTGTTTTCCCGTAAACTGGAGGAGGTTGGCCGGGTGCTCTTCCTTATCTCCCTTACTCAGCACATGCCCAATGTGCACAAGCAATCCCACGTCTCCCTACTGCAGGAAGACCTCCTGCGCCTGCCGTCCTTCCCCCGCACCGCCATCGATGCAGAGTTCTCGCTCTTCAATGAGCCGCAAG GCAAGGAGCTGTTTGGTTTGGACACCCTCCACAAGGTGCTGTGGATCAAGCTCCTGGAAGAGATGTTTGTGGGGATGCCCAGCGAGTACCCGTGGGGCGACGAGATGATGCTGTTCCTGAACGTGTTCAACggggcgctgctgctgcacccgGAGGACAGCTCTCTGCTCAGGCAGTACACGGCCACCGCCATCAACACGGCCATTCACTTCAATCACCTCTTCTCTCTGAGCGGCTACCAGTGGATCCTGCCCACGATGctgcag GTCTATGCTGACTATGAGAGCAACCCCCTGCTGAGACAGGGCATCGCGTTTTGCTGCCGGCAGTTCTACATCCTTCACCGCAAACCCTTCATCCTGCAACTGTTTGCCAGCGTGGCTCCTCTGCTGGAGTTTACT ACCAACACCAGCACCGGTCTGTCGAAAGGAGTGTCGGCTCAGTGTCTCTTTGACCTGCTGGTTTCTCTGGAGGGTGAGAGCCAGGACGCTCTGGACGCACTCGAACTCGTGAAAGCTGAGAAACCACTGCGCTCCCTGG ACTTCTGTTACGGCAACGAGGACCTGGCCTTCTCAATCAGCGAGGCCATCAAATTGTGCGTCACTGTGGTCGCCTACGCACCTGAATCCTTCAGGAG CCTTCAGATGCTAATGGTGCTCGAGGCCTTGGTGCCCTGCTTCCTTCAGAAGCTGAAGAGCAACACAGTCACGATGGAATCGGCATCGGCTGCCAGGGACGAGATCGCAGCCATCGCTGCTCTGGCCACATCGCTGCAGGCGCTCCTCTACAGCTCTGAGACCCTGACAAG GCCAATGACTGCACCCCAGATGTCCCGCTGTGATCAGGGCCACAAAGGAGGCACCGCAGCTAATCACGCCATGTCTGGAGGGGTCAACACCAG GGATAACCTCCATCTGCTGGAAGAGGGCCAGGGGATGCCGAGGGAGGAGCTGGACGAGCGCATAGCCAGGGAAGAGTTCCGCCGCCCCCGGGAGTCCCTCCTGAACATCTGCACAGAATTCTATAAGCACTGCGGACCGCGGCTCAAAATCCTGCAGAACGTCGCCGGTGAGCCGCGAGTCACAGCACTCGAGCTGCTGGACATCAAGTCGCACATGAG GCTGGCGGAGATTGCCCACGCCCTGCTGAAGCTCGCTCCCTACGACACGCTGACCATGGAGAGCCGAGGGCTGCGCCGGTACATCATGGAGATGCTGCCGATCACCGACTGGTCGTCGGAGGCCGTGCGGCCCgccctcatcctcatcctcaagAGGCTGGACCGCATGTTCAACAAGATTCACAAAATGCCAACGCTCAGGTGCGCTCGCCCACAGGCATTATGCACCAG GAGACAGGTAGAGTGGGAGGCGGCCAGCAGCCTGATCGAGGGAATCTGCCTAACGCTCCAGCGGCAGCCGATCATTTCCTTCCTCCCACACCTGCGCTCGCTCATCAACGTCTGTGTCAACCTG GTCATGGGTGTGGTCGGTCCATCTAGTGTAGCCGATGGGCTCCCCCTTCTCCACCTGAGCCCGTACCTCTCCCCCCCACTGCCCTTCAGCACGGCAGTGGTCCGACTGGTGGCCCTGCAGATCCAG GCCTTGAAGGAGGACTTTCCTCTCAGTCATGTGATCTCGCCTTTCACCAATCAAGAGAGGCGAGAGGGGATGCTCCTCAATCTGCTCATTCCATTTGTGCTCACTGTGGGCTCTGGAAGTAAAG ACAGTCCTCACCTGGAGCCACCTGAGATCTTCTTGCTGCTGCAGACGGTCATCAACATTCTCCTGCCTCCCCGGATCATCTCCACCTCACGCACCAAGAACTTCATGCTGGATGCTTCTCCGGCTCACTGTTCCACTCCAGGTGACACGGGGAAAGATCTGCGCCGTGAGGGTTTAGCTGAGTCCACCGGCCAGGCTGCATATCTGG ctctgaaggtggtCTTGGTTTGCTTTGAGCGCGCGTTGGGGAACCAGTGGTACCGACTTAGCCTACAGGTAAAAGAGATGGCTCTGAGAAAAGTGGGCGGTTTGGCGTTTTGGGACTTTATTGACTTCATTGTCCGGACCCGTATCCCGATCTTTGTCCTGCTCAGACCTTTCATCCAGTGCAAG TTGTTGACCCAGCCAGCAGATTCCCAGGAGGAGATAACAGCACGGCACCACATCGCCGACCAGCTGGAGCGGCGCTTCATCCCACGTCCTCTCTGCAAGAGCTCCCTGTTTGCCGAGTTCAACAATGAGCTCAAGATCCTCAAAGAGGCCGTTCACAGTGGCTCCG CCTATCAGGGCAAGACGTCCATCAGCACTGTGGGGACGTCCACGTCAGCGTATCGCCTCAGTCTGGCCACAATGTCGCGGTCCAACACGGGCACGGGCACCGTCTGGGAACAGGACAGTCAGCCTTCACGCCAGCCTTCGCAAGACACTCTCAGCCGCACTGATGAGGACGATGAAGAGA ATGATTCCGTGAGTATTCCCAGTGTGGTGAGCGAGCACGACGCCTTCTTGCCTCAGGTGATCACGCAGCGCCGTTTCTCCAGCCACGCCACCGGCTCGGTAGCCCCGCAGCCCGAAGCCCACCGCACCACAATGCTGCCAAGCCACAG TGAACCCAATGTGCTAGATGAGTCCCAGGGCCTTCTGCAGGAGGGTAACCTCTCTAG GGTTGCCAGCGTGCAGAGTGAACCAGGCCAGCAGAACCTTCTGATCCAGCCACCATTGGGACGGAAACGAGGCCTCAGACAG CTGCGTCGCCCCCTGTTGTCCATCCCAAAAAATGAACCACGCGGCCGATCGGGAGCGCGGCTCTCGACGACCCGCCGGAGCATCCAGCCCAAGAACAAACCACTTG AAACTTTATTGGACTGTGAAG CTCACGGAGACCAAAAGAGATCCGTCACCTTTACGGAGAGTCCAGGACAGCAGCCGCCCACTCCCAGCTCTGCGGAGCCTCCGGCTGAAGGCAGCAAAGCCAGTCCTGCCTTTTCAAAGTCCCCAACCCTGGAGGTGCCATCGGCTTCATCGGCCACGGTCACTGCGGACCTGCACACTCCTGCCATCTCACAG GTCATTCCTACCATAAGCagcaaggagaagagagagcagTGGGGCCTCCGGAGCAGCCTCTCGCCTCCACCCTCTATATCCCGCCCCTCCACTCCAACGCCCCCATCCCGTACCTGCTCCCCTCTGCCCCTTTCCCGGACCTGCTCCCCTCTGCCCCTTTCCCGGACCTGCTCCCCTCTTGTCTTATCccgcacctcctctcctctgcccccacccctccccgtGCTGGGCACAGCGCCCGCGCcgggtcctcctcctgctcctccactgcCTCCCCCAGTCCCTTTCCTCCCTCCGCCCCAACCGGGCCGCAGAGGCTCAGGGAGAGCCCCGGAGACGAAGAGACGACGGCGCTTCTGCCTCGCAGCGCCAACCTGCTGCATCTGA